The bacterium genome window below encodes:
- a CDS encoding AAA family ATPase codes for MSVWMENLKQLLTQKEILILYGNVRDTTYIKKNGDLVKGLTELIWEIGKEFGYDEERFWGVFYNNENKSQSPMWAIERIDIFNEEGGKSEVEEINVQDKEVVLLTKWLQKYIMDINKKRIFVIYYIDKLTPYNPRGPYPKDKEILITLIQKIIENISSNNRLIMVSLQDTMIPFDYYTNSPKVAVMEIPKPGKEERKIYFSKHLIDFNQEHLDFLANITDGLYVRDIDNILRDVLSQKKDISNSILRKIVNRYRIGTEEDPWENLPLSGSPKGLIDSAENWFKEKVIAQDYAVEEVVKAIKKARAGVVGLASGQLTKPKAVFFFAGPTGVGKTFLAKKLAEYLFDSESAFVRMDMSEYKEEHTVSKLIGSPPGYVGYEEGGQLTKSVKSKPFSVILFDEIEKAHPKIMDIFLQILDDGRLTDSRGQIVFFTECVIIFTSNIGARTTNNRGNPISERENLEKILSNKEISEEQKQEMVREHFVEAVREFFMYEISRPELLNRIGSHIIPFNYISIPESQRKIIKSKLEDIKNNFQDKFFYAGHILEFKEDVSNYFFNKHRENIEKFGGRGLVNIIEDEIGPLLAEQLLFAEKTGIIKVKFTFFVSENGELKCRRE; via the coding sequence ATGTCTGTCTGGATGGAAAATTTAAAACAACTATTAACACAAAAAGAAATCCTTATTCTATATGGAAATGTTAGAGATACTACATATATCAAGAAAAATGGTGACTTGGTGAAAGGACTTACAGAACTTATTTGGGAAATTGGGAAAGAATTTGGATATGATGAAGAAAGATTCTGGGGTGTATTTTATAACAATGAAAATAAAAGTCAATCTCCTATGTGGGCGATAGAAAGAATTGATATTTTTAATGAAGAGGGTGGAAAATCAGAGGTAGAAGAAATAAATGTTCAAGATAAAGAAGTTGTTTTGTTAACGAAATGGCTCCAAAAATATATAATGGATATAAATAAAAAAAGAATTTTTGTTATTTATTATATAGATAAACTCACTCCTTATAATCCAAGGGGTCCATATCCAAAAGATAAAGAAATTCTTATAACACTTATTCAAAAAATAATAGAAAATATTTCTTCAAATAATAGATTGATAATGGTATCTTTGCAAGATACTATGATTCCATTTGATTACTATACTAATTCCCCAAAAGTTGCTGTAATGGAAATTCCAAAACCGGGTAAAGAAGAAAGAAAAATCTATTTTTCCAAACATTTAATTGATTTTAATCAAGAACATCTTGATTTTCTTGCAAATATAACAGATGGGTTATATGTAAGAGATATAGACAATATTCTAAGAGATGTTTTATCTCAAAAAAAAGATATTTCAAATTCTATTTTAAGAAAAATTGTAAATAGATATCGGATTGGGACAGAAGAAGACCCTTGGGAAAATTTACCATTATCTGGTTCTCCAAAAGGATTAATTGATTCTGCTGAAAATTGGTTTAAAGAAAAAGTTATAGCACAGGATTATGCAGTAGAAGAAGTTGTAAAAGCAATAAAGAAAGCAAGGGCAGGAGTTGTAGGACTTGCATCAGGACAATTAACAAAGCCAAAAGCAGTTTTTTTCTTTGCAGGTCCTACAGGAGTTGGAAAAACTTTTCTTGCAAAAAAATTAGCCGAATATCTATTTGATTCTGAAAGTGCCTTTGTTAGAATGGATATGAGTGAATATAAAGAAGAACATACTGTTTCTAAACTCATTGGTTCACCCCCTGGATATGTTGGATATGAAGAAGGAGGACAACTTACAAAATCGGTTAAAAGTAAACCCTTTTCAGTTATATTATTTGATGAAATAGAAAAAGCACACCCTAAGATAATGGATATTTTTCTTCAAATTCTTGATGATGGACGGCTTACGGATAGTAGAGGACAGATTGTTTTTTTTACAGAGTGTGTAATTATTTTTACCTCAAATATAGGTGCCAGAACAACAAATAATAGAGGAAATCCAATATCAGAGCGAGAAAACTTAGAAAAAATTTTAAGTAATAAAGAAATTAGCGAGGAACAAAAACAGGAAATGGTAAGAGAACATTTTGTTGAAGCGGTAAGAGAATTTTTTATGTATGAAATATCAAGACCAGAACTTCTTAACAGGATAGGTTCTCATATAATTCCTTTTAATTATATAAGTATACCAGAATCCCAGAGGAAAATTATAAAAAGTAAATTGGAAGATATAAAAAATAATTTTCAAGATAAATTTTTCTATGCAGGACATATATTAGAGTTTAAAGAAGATGTTAGTAATTATTTCTTTAATAAACATAGGGAAAACATAGAAAAATTTGGAGGTAGAGGGCTTGTTAATATCATTGAGGATGAAATAGGCCCTTTACTCGCTGAACAATT